In the Engraulis encrasicolus isolate BLACKSEA-1 chromosome 9, IST_EnEncr_1.0, whole genome shotgun sequence genome, one interval contains:
- the LOC134456107 gene encoding phosphatidate phosphatase LPIN2-like, protein MSFLQADTMNYVGQLAGQVLVTVKELYKGINQATLSGCIDVVVVQQPDGSFQCSPFHVRFGKLGVLRSREKVVDIEVNGEPVDLHMKLGDNGEAFFVQETEQHNEVIPAHLVTSPIPTDDPAFRAREARAMGTSSFAEGGAPEELSGSTAAGAGAGGVKKRRRRRRKHKADLRKEETNADTNSEVEVEKDKTSEDDHNTHANRPPSLCLKDYSVEQHRPPALSSQDGYPLSEGDWMALDCGPEPSSPKSDSELIVRPPEVAHGAESHMQWTWGEFPESTRVSHRERSESLKTVTITPSETTHFRVILSSSAIATSSYDPGCPIVKPEPRNPKPLDTQTECNKPPPPRSDVGVTPSSSVPEDAAVYKGHGRRPSHPVMGHNYGQAVPPAAARLLGDILTEGLAAEATPRSQPTEPVSKRKVVRKRSQHQGPEDIYLDDIVGLEPDVRARYFPKSEFDSPPQHWVEVGRRSSSQSPQSVGSAAMDSGTECLSDSPCDLPHISLSLCGGLGDDAQINKEKFMEHIVTYHEFAENPAIIDNPNLVVRIGNRYYNWTLAAPMVLSQQAFHKSLPKATEDAWVKSRMPKKSGRWWFWRKSFKQSDSKSEASATSSREEPAISKDKPTQHKKAVDASSEEEPELRQAAAVTERPSDRAPSEGHINTHSYKKSLRLSSDQIASLKLRYGPNDVVFSITTQYQGTCRCEGTIYLWNWNDKVIVSDIDGTITKSDVFGQILPQLGKDWTHQGIAKLYHTIHQNGYKFLYCSARAIGMAGMTRGYLQWVNDGGTILPRGPLMLAPSSLFSAFHREVIEKKPEKFKIECLRDIQNLFPANIQPFYAAFGNRNNDVFAYKHVKVPLCRVFTVNTKGELMLEQSKSNKTSYNRLGELVDHVFPLLSKEQSSAFSYPDYSAFSYWRQPIAPVCLEELF, encoded by the exons ATGTCATTTCTCCAGGCAGACACCATGAACTATGTGGGCCAGCTGGCGGGGCAGGTGCTGGTCACGGTGAAGGAGCTCTACAAGGGCATCAACCAGGCCACGCTGTCCGGCTGCATAGACGTGGTGGTGGTGCAGCAGCCCGACGGCTCCTTCCAGTGTTCACCCTTCCACGTCCGCTTCGGCAAGCTCGGGGTCCTGCGCTCACGAGAGAAAGTG GTAGACATCGAGGTGAATGGAGAGCCTGTGGACCTGCATATGAAACTGGGTGACAATGGAGAGGCCTTTTTTGTTCAGGAGACAGAGCAGCACAAT GAGGTCATTCCTGCCCACCTGGTCACCTCCCCGATCCCAACAGATGACCCTGCGTTCCGGGCCCGCGAGGCTCGCGCTATGGGCACCTCCTCGTTTGCGGAGGGGGGAGCGCCAGAGGAACTGTCGGGGAGTACAGCagcgggagcaggagcaggaggagtgaagaagaggaggcgcaggaggaggaAACACAAGGCAGACCTGCGCAAAGAGGAAACAAACGCCGACACCAACagcgaggtggaggtggagaaagacAAAACCTCTGAGGATGACCACAACACGCACGCCAACCG ACCACCTTCGCTGTGTCTAAAGGACTACAGTGTGGAGCAGCACAGGCCTCCTGCACTCTCCTCTCAGGACGGCTACCCCCTGTCAGAAGGGGACTGGATGGCCTTAGACTG CGGGCCTGAGCCCAGCAGCCCCAAAAGTGACTCAGAGTTGATCGTCAGGCCTCCAGAGGTCGCGCATGGAGCGGAGTCCCACATGCAGTGGACATGGGGCGAGTTCCCAGAATCCACCAGG GTGAGCCACAGAGAGAGGTCCGAGTCCCTCAAGACCGTCACCATCACCCCCTCAGAGACCACCCACTTCCGGGTCATCCTGAGCTCCAGTGCCATCGCCACCTCCTCATACGATCCCGGCTGCCCAATCGTCAAGCCGGAACCTCGCAACCCAAAACCACTAGATACTCAGACTGAGTGTAATAAAC CTCCACCACCGAGGTCAGACGTGGGGGTGACTCCCTCCTCCTCGGTGCCAGAGGATGCTGCTGTGTACAAGGGCCACGGGAGGCGGCCGTCGCATCCCGTGATGGGCCACAACTATGGCCAGGCGGTCCCCCCCGCCGCAGCCAGGCTGCTCGGGGACATCCTGACAGAGGGCCTGGCAGCAGAGGCGACACCCCGCAGTCAGCCAACAGAGCCAGTTAGCAAGAGGAAAG TGGTGAGGAAGAGAAGTCAGCACCAAGGTCCAGAGGACATCTACCTAGACGACATTGTGGGTCTTGAGCCAGACGTCCGGGCACGCTACTTCCCCAAAAG TGAGTTTGACTCTCCACCTCAGCATTGGGTGGAGGTGGGCCGGCGCTCCAGTTCTCAGTCTCCACAGTCGGTAGGCAGTGCTGCGATGGACAGCGGGACAGAGTGCCTCTCCGACTCCCCCTGTGACCTGCCccacatctcactctctctctgtggaggCCTGGGGGATGATGCTCAGATTAACAAAG AGAAGTTCATGGAACACATTGTCACCTATCATGAGTTTGCTGAGAACCCAGCCATCATCGACAACCCCAACCTAGTGGTCAGAATAGGCAACAG GTATTACAACTGGACCTTAGCAGCACCCATGGTACTCAGTCAGCAGGCTTTTCACAAGAGTTTACCCAAG gccACGGAGGATGCTTGGGTGAAGTCCAGGATGCCAAAGAAGTCTGGCCGCTGGTGGTTCTGGAGGAAGAGCTTCAAGCAG TCTGATTCCAAGTCTGAGGCATCTGCAACATCCAGCAGAGAAGAGCCAGCCATCTCCAAAGATAAACCTACCCAACA CAAAAAGGCTGTGGACGCATCCAGTGAAGAGGAACCAGAACTCAGACAGGCTGCTGCCGTTACTGAGCGGCCATCAGACCGAGCACCATCAGAAggccacatcaacacacactccTACAAGAAGTCACTTCGCCTGTCCTCTGACCAGATA GCCAGCCTGAAGTTAAGATATGGCCCCAATGATGTGGTGTTCAGCATTACGACTCAGTACCAGGGCACTTGCCGCTGTGAAGGGACCATCTACTTATGGAACTGGAACGACAAAGTCATCGTCTCTGATATTGATGGAACCATCACCAA GTCAGACGTGTTTGGACAGATTCTTCCTCAACTGGGCAAAGATTGGACTCATCAAGGCATTGCAAAACTCTACCACACCATACATCA GAATGGCTACAAGTTCCTGTACTGCTCTGCGCGGGCCATTGGCATGGCAGGGATGACGCGGGGCTACCTGCAGTGGGTGAATGACGGCGGCACCATCCTCCCACGAGGCCCCCTCATGCTGGCACCCAGCAGCCTCTTCTCAGCCTTCCACAG GGAAGTGATTGAGAAAAAGCCAGAGAAGTTTAAGATTGAATGCCTGAGGGACATCCAAAACCTCTTCCCAGCCAACATCCAGCCTTTTTATGCTGCCTTTGGAAACCGAAACAAT gaTGTGTTCGCCTATAAACACGTCAAGGTGCCTCTCTGCCGTGTCTTCACCGTCAACACAAAAGGAGAGCTCATGCTAGAGCAAAGCAAAAGCAATAAAACCTC ATACAATAGACTTGGTGAACTCGTGGATCACGTTTTCCCACTCCTGAGCAAGGAACAAAGCTCGGCCTTCTCCTATCCAGACTACAGTGCATTCAGTTACTGGAGACAGCCAATAGCTCCGGTCTGTCTGGAGGAGCTCTTCTAA